The Magnetococcales bacterium genome has a segment encoding these proteins:
- a CDS encoding threonylcarbamoyl-AMP synthase, whose amino-acid sequence MPPETLLIRAMAVLSRGGVIAHPTETLFGLAADPRSATALQRLERIKGVGSRQGYILLVPGREGLAGLIDPPGETASQLMDHFWPGPLTLVLPGGRHLPQAVTGGSGFVALRHSPSETVRALMRHWQAPLLSTSANRHGRAPLADAAEVQAELGREVELILPGKQTPGARPSTLLKVVDNQAWLLRNGALSATVIAKALPRLDLRDASGTPLR is encoded by the coding sequence TGGCCGTACTGAGCCGGGGAGGGGTCATCGCCCACCCCACGGAAACACTCTTCGGCCTCGCTGCCGACCCCCGTTCCGCGACGGCGTTGCAACGCCTGGAACGCATCAAGGGAGTCGGCTCCCGCCAGGGCTATATCCTGCTCGTTCCGGGACGGGAAGGGCTCGCCGGACTGATCGATCCCCCCGGCGAGACGGCGAGTCAGTTGATGGACCACTTCTGGCCGGGTCCCCTGACCCTGGTCCTGCCGGGGGGGCGACATCTCCCGCAGGCCGTGACGGGAGGCAGCGGATTCGTGGCTCTGCGCCACTCCCCGTCGGAAACGGTGCGCGCCCTGATGCGCCATTGGCAGGCGCCGCTGCTCTCCACCAGCGCCAATCGCCACGGTCGGGCCCCGCTTGCCGATGCCGCCGAGGTGCAGGCCGAACTGGGTCGGGAGGTGGAGCTGATCCTGCCCGGAAAACAGACTCCCGGCGCCCGGCCCTCCACTCTGCTCAAGGTGGTGGACAACCAGGCCTGGCTGCTGCGCAATGGCGCACTTTCCGCCACCGTTATTGCAAAAGCCCTCCCCCGTCTCGATCTTCGGGATGCTTCCGGCACTCCCCTTCGATGA
- a CDS encoding FxsA family protein: MPSVVSWLLIVELFGLLIVGQWLGIFWTLACLIGGIVAGILLIRAEGLRILLRLQERLASGQAVEQTLLEGLLAILGGILLIVPGFISDIGALLLIISPLRRRVGRWLTGRFGGGAGGYSPGGEDVVIEGECRKHPEDRDGGGLLQ, translated from the coding sequence ATGCCTTCGGTGGTGTCCTGGCTGCTGATTGTCGAACTGTTCGGTTTACTGATCGTGGGCCAGTGGCTCGGTATATTTTGGACTCTCGCCTGCCTGATCGGTGGCATCGTGGCAGGAATTCTGCTGATCCGGGCGGAGGGCTTGCGGATTCTGCTGCGTCTTCAGGAACGACTGGCTTCGGGGCAGGCGGTGGAGCAGACCCTGCTGGAAGGATTGCTGGCCATCCTGGGAGGGATCCTGTTGATCGTGCCGGGGTTCATCAGTGATATCGGAGCCCTGCTGCTGATCATCTCCCCGTTGCGGCGACGGGTGGGTCGATGGCTGACCGGGCGCTTCGGCGGCGGCGCCGGCGGTTACTCTCCCGGTGGGGAGGATGTCGTCATCGAAGGGGAGTGCCGGAAGCATCCCGAAGATCGAGACGGGGGAGGGCTTTTGCAATAA
- the atpH gene encoding ATP synthase F1 subunit delta: MHESTLAKRYANALADLASERELLEAVGADLTAFEALWTEVPGLEYLLVSPTSSEKEQAEAVETILSQASYQDITGNFLRLLVEKRRMMLFPQMRLAYQRALEERSGRLAVEVRSPKPLLRTHITGIQTALAEATGRQVDVEAGVDPALLGGMVVQVGSVMMDFSVRSQLNRLKAMMRG; encoded by the coding sequence GTGCACGAAAGCACCTTGGCCAAACGCTATGCCAATGCCCTGGCGGACCTGGCTTCCGAGAGAGAGCTTCTGGAAGCGGTGGGTGCCGATTTGACCGCTTTCGAAGCCTTGTGGACGGAAGTACCCGGTCTCGAATACCTGCTGGTCAGTCCGACCTCTTCCGAGAAAGAGCAGGCTGAGGCGGTGGAGACCATTTTGTCCCAGGCCTCGTATCAGGATATAACGGGGAATTTCCTGCGCCTGCTGGTGGAAAAGCGGCGCATGATGCTTTTCCCTCAAATGCGCCTGGCTTATCAACGAGCCTTGGAGGAGCGCAGCGGGCGTCTCGCGGTGGAGGTTCGTTCACCCAAGCCGCTGCTGAGAACCCATATTACCGGGATACAAACCGCGCTGGCCGAAGCGACCGGTCGGCAGGTGGATGTTGAAGCCGGCGTCGACCCCGCCCTGCTGGGTGGCATGGTCGTACAGGTCGGCAGTGTGATGATGGACTTTTCGGTACGCAGCCAATTGAATCGTCTCAAAGCCATGATGAGAGGGTAG